The Synchiropus splendidus isolate RoL2022-P1 chromosome 8, RoL_Sspl_1.0, whole genome shotgun sequence genome has a window encoding:
- the six9 gene encoding SIX homeobox 9, which yields MLFTAEQVVCVCEVLLQSGDLDRLSAFLRSLPPASCSGERESLLKAKAAVAFHHRHFSELYALLEGFHFSARSHPLMQQLWLRAHYMEAEGQRGRPLGAVGKYRVRRKFPLPHTIWDGEETSYCFKEKSRSILRDWYRRQPYPSLWEKRELSAATGLTTTQVSNWFKNRRQRDRAADQYGRIAMTFTFNSAP from the exons ATGCTCTTCACAGCGGAgcaggtggtgtgtgtgtgcgaggtcCTCCTTCAGAGCGGCGACCTGGACCGACTGTCGGCTTTCCTCCGCAGCCTCCCTCCCGCCTCCTGCTCCGGGGAGAGGGAGAGTTTGCTGAAGGCCAAAGCTGCAGTGGCCTTTCACCACAGGCACTTCTCCGAGCTCTACGCGCTGCTGGAGGGCTTCCACTTCTCCGCACGCAGCCACCCGCTCATGCAGCAGCTCTGGCTCCGAGCCCACTACATGGAGGCTGAAGGACAGAGAGGGCGCCCCCTGGGGGCCGTGGGGAAGTATCGCGTCCGGAGAAAGTTCCCACTTCCACACACCATCTGGGATGGAGAGGAGACCAGCTACTGCTTTAAG GAGAAGTCCCGCAGCATTCTCCGTGACTGGTACCGCCGCCAACCCTATCCCTCCTTGTGGGAGAAGCGGGAGCTCTCCGCTGCCACAGGCTTGACCACCACCCAGGTCAGCAACTGGTTTAAGAACCGTCGGCAGAGGGACAGAGCCGCGGACCAATACGG GAGGATTGCCATGACCTTCACTTTCAACAGCGCCCCCTAG
- the qpctla gene encoding glutaminyl-peptide cyclotransferase-like a, translating into MSRSSRRYKPLQQSDGSLPGCDRWRWPRARLLLLCLLAVLVLAVVLGFYLSNEPTTAHVHPLPAVDLSRDRLSHKASKCSPAQLRRLAQQVDGHRLWETHLRSILIERLPGTPGSVAVRQHITSSLSSLTAGWTVDLDSFQSPTPRGKVTFTNIVATLDPSAPRRLLLSCHYDSKALPPDPRRPGRVFLGASDSAVPCAMILELVSALDAQLRSFKQQKLPVSLQLVFFDGEESFEEWTATDSLYGSRHLAERMAHTPHPAGASHSSLLQSVDLFVLLDLLGGPDPLIANHFDNTARWFDRLIAAEKRLHRQGLLTSHPSEQTYFRKDVYLGPVQDDHIPFLHRGVPVLHVIATPFPKFWHTLEDNEENMHRPTVENLTKILAVFLAEYLGF; encoded by the exons ATGTCGAGGTCCAGCCGGCGCTACAAGCCCTTGCAGCAGAGCGATGGCTCGCTCCCCGGCTGTGACCGCTGGCGGTGGCCGCGCGCGCGCCTACTACTGCTGTGTCTGCTCGCTGTCCTGGTTCTCGCCGTGGTCCTGGGGTTCTACCTGTCGAATGAACCGACGACTGCACATGTGCACCCGCTACCAGCTGTGGATCTGAGCAGAGACCGG TTGTCCCACAAGGCCAGCAAGTGCTCACCGGCGCAGTTGCGTCGCCTGGCCCAGCAGGTGGACGGCCATCGTCTGTGGGAGACTCATCTCAGATCCATCCTGATCGAGCGCCTGCCTGGAACCCCAGGAAGCGTTGCCGTGCGGCAG CACATCACCTCCTCCCTGTCCTCTCTCACCGCTGGCTGGACCGTAGACCTGGACTCCTTTCAGTCACCCACCCCACGTGGGAAGGTCACCTTCACCAACATCGTCGCCACTCTGGATCCCTCAGCTCCACGCAGGCTCTTGCTCAGCTGCCATTACGACTCCAAAGCTCTACCTCCTGACCCCCGCCGGCCGGGCCGGGTGTTTCTCGGGGCTAGCGACTCTGCCGTGCCGTGCGCCATGATCTTGGAGCTGGTGTCTGCTCTCGATGCTCAACTCAGGTCCTTCAAACAGCAG AAACTTCCGGTATCGCTGCAGCTGGTCTTCTTTGACGGCGAGGAGTCCTTCGAAGAATGGACGGCCACGGACTCTCTGTACGGCTCCCGGCACCTGGCGGAGCGCATGGCGCACACGCCACACCCTGCAGGTGCCAGCCACAGCAGCCTGCTGCAGTCTGTG GACCTCTTCGTGCTGCTGGACCTGCTCGGCGGTCCTGATCCACTGATCGCGAACCACTTTGACAACACGGCTCGCTGGTTTGACCGTCTCATCGCGGCAG AGAAGAGGCTCCATCGGCAGGGCCTGCTGACCTCTCACCCTTCGGAGCAGACCTACTTCAGGAAGGACGTCTACCTCGGACCAGTACAGGACGACCACATCCCCTTCCTCCATAGAG GCGTCCCAGTGCTGCACGTCATTGCCACACCTTTTCCAAAGTTCTGGCACACGCTGGAGGACAACGAGGAGAACATGCACCGGCCCACCGTGGAGAACCTGACCAAGATCCTGGCCGTCTTCCTGGCAGAGTATTTGGGATTCTAA
- the LOC128763730 gene encoding ribonucleoside-diphosphate reductase large subunit: MHVIKRDGRQERVMFDKITSRIQKLCYGLNSDFVDPAQITMKVIQGLYSGVTTVELDTLAAEIAATLTTKHPDYAILAARIAVSNLHKETKKVFSEVMEDLYNYVNPLNGRHSPMISKETLDLVLEHKDRLNSAIIYDRDFSYNFFGFKTLERSYLLKIDGKVAERPQHMLMRVAVGIHQSDIDAALETYNLLSEKWFTHASPTLFNAGTNRPQLSSCFLLAMKDDSIDGIYDTLKQCALISKSAGGIGVSVSCIRGTGSYIAGTNGNSNGLVPMLRVYNNTARYVDQGGNKRPGAFAMYLEPWHFDVFDFLELKKNTGKEEQRARDLFYGMWIPDLFMKRVESNADWSLMCPSECPGLDECWGEEFEALYTKYEREGRVKRVVKAQQVWYAIIESQTETGTPYMLYKDACNRKSNQQNLGTIKCSNLCTEIVEFTSKDEVAVCNLASIALNMYVTPERTFDFKKLASVTKVIVKNLNKIIEINYYPVIEAKISNHRHRPIGIGVQGLADAFILMRYPFESPEAQLLNIQIFETIYYAALEASCELAEELGPYETYPGSPVSKGILQYDMWDKTPTDLHDWKLLKKKIAKHGVRNSLLLAPMPTASTAQILGNNESIEAYTSNIYTRRVLSGEFQIVNPHLLKDLTERGLWNEDMKNLLIAQNGSIQEIEGIPDDLKQLYKTVWEISQKTVLKMAADRGAYIDQSQSLNIHIAEPNYGKLTSMHFFGWKQGLKTGMYYLRTKPAANPIQFTLNKEKLKESAASEKPTEQEVKERNAAAMVCSLENKDECLMCGS, translated from the exons ATGCACGTCATCAAGAGAG ATGGGCGCCAGGAGCGCGTCATGTTCGACAAGATCACCTCCCGCATCCAGAAACTGTGCTACGGCCTAAACTCGGACTTTGTGGACCCGGCTCAGATCACCATGAAGGTGATCCAGGGCCTGTACAGCGGCGTGACCACGGTGGAGCTGGACACGCTGGCGGCGGAGATCGCCGCCACTCTCACCACCAAGCACCCAGACTATGCCATTCTGGCCGCGCGCATTGCCGTCTCCAACCTCCACAAGGAGACCAAGAAGGTCTTCAGCGAGGTGATGGAGGATCTGTACAACTATGTCAACCCCCTGAATGGCCGCCACTCCCCCATGATCTCCAAGGAGACGCTGGATCTGGTTCTGGAGCACAAAGACCGGCTGAACTCGGCCATCATCTACGATCGAGACTTCTCCTACAACTTCTTTGGCTTCAAGACGCTGGAGCGCTCCTACCTGCTGAAGATCGATGGGAAAGTGGCCGAACGGCCGCAGCACATGCTCATGAGGGTGGCGGTGGGCATCCACCAGTCTGACATCGACGCCGCCCTGGAGACTTACAACCTCCTGTCGGAGAAGTGGTTCACTCACGCCTCCCCGACGCTCTTCAACGCCGGTACCAACCGCCCCCAGCTGTCCAGCTGTTTCCTCCTCGCCATGAAGGACGACAGTATTGATGGGATCTACGACACGCTAAAGCAGTGTGCCCTCATCTCCAAGTCAGCGGGGGGCATCGGCGTGTCGGTCAGCTGCATCAGAGGCACTGGGAGCTACATCGCCGGCACCAACGGCAACTCCAACGGCCTGGTGCCCATGCTCCGAGTTTACAACAACACGGCCCGGTACGTGGACCAGGGAGGCAACAAGAGGCCCGGGGCCTTCGCCATGTACCTGGAGCCGTGGCACTTTGACGTGTTTGACTTcctggagctgaagaagaacaccggcaaggaggagcagagagccaGAGACCTTTTCTACGGCATGTGGATCCCAGATCTCTTCATGAAGCGGGTGGAGAGCAACGCCGACTGGTCTCTGATGTGTCCCAGTGAGTGTCCTGGCTTGGATGAGTGCTGGGGGGAGGAGTTCGAAGCCCTCTACACCAAGTACGAGAGAGAGGGGCGGGTGAAGCGCGTGGTGAAGGCGCAGCAGGTCTGGTACGCCATCATCGAGTCGCAGACAGAAACCGGCACGCCGTACATGCTGTACAAGGACGCCTGCAACAGAAAGAGCAACCAGCAGAACCTGGGGACCATCAAGTGCAGCAACCTCTGCACCGAGATCGTGGAGTTCACCAGCAAGGACGAGGTGGCTGTCTGCAACTTGGCCTCCATCGCCCTCAACATGTACGTCACCCCAGAGCGAACCTTCGACTTCAAGAAACTGGCGTCCGTCACCAAGGTCATCGTGAAGAACCTGAACAAGATCATCGAGATTAACTACTACCCTGTGATCGAGGCCAAAATTTCCAATCATCGCCACCGACCCATCGGCATCGGCGTCCAGGGTCTGGCGGACGCCTTCATCTTGATGAGGTATCCCTTTGAGAGTCCGGAGGCGCAGCTGCTCAACATCCAGATCTTTGAAACCATCTACTATGCAGCGCTGGAAGCCAGCTGCGAGCTTGCCGAGGAGTTGGGACCATATGAGACCTACCCTGGCTCCCCGGTGAGCAAGGGCATCCTGCAGTACGACATGTGGGACAAGACGCCCACGGACCTCCACGACTGgaagctgctgaagaagaagatcGCTAAACACGGAGTGAGGAACAGCCTGCTGCTCGCCCCGATGCCCACCGCCTCCACGGCCCAGATCCTTGGCAACAACGAGTCCATTGAGGCCTACACCAGCAACATCTACACCCGCAGAGTCCTCTCTGGAGAGTTTCAGATCGTCAACCCTCATCTGCTGAAAGACCTGACCGAGAGAGGCCTGTGGAACGAGGACATGAAGAATCTTCTCATCGCTCAGAACGGCTCAATTCAG GAAATCGAGGGCATTCCGGATGACCTGAAGCAGCTGTACAAAACTGTGTGGGAAATCTCACAGAAGACAGTGTTGAAGATGGCAGCGGACCGTGGCGCCTACATCGACCAAAGCCAGTCCCTCAACATTCACATCGCAGAGCCAAACTACGGGAAGCTGACCAGCATGCACTTCTTCGGCTGGAAACAG GGTCTCAAGACAGGAATGTACTACTTGCGAACAAAGCCAGCAGCAAACCCCATCCAGTTCACACTGAAcaaggagaagctgaaggagagCGCTGCGTCTGAGAAACCCACCGAGCAGGAGGTCAAGGAGCGCAATGCCGCCGCCATGGTGTGTTCGCTGGAGAACAAAGACGAGTGTCTGATGTGTGGATCTTGA